The Pungitius pungitius chromosome 14, fPunPun2.1, whole genome shotgun sequence genome contains the following window.
ATTTCTTTAAGTTCATGCAAAGTAACTTTCCTTTTAATACTCATGTGCACATTATAGAGTAAATGAGACTACTGGGCTGCCAGCAACTTCACCTTAAAAGCTGAACAATAAAGTCAAAATGTTCCTATAAGGcatgctttcttttcttttcccaacTGTGAATTGGGAAACCTTTCCTTATCTGCCGGATTCTCGGGTTTCACCTTTACGGGAGACGAGTCTGTGGGTGGGACGGTATGACCGAGAAATGACTACGTGTGGGAGAGCTGGTAGGACTGTTTATTTCCACTTACTGCACAACGTCGTCTCGAAAACCTTTATTTCACGTTTTATATGACAGAGGAGGCCGAGCGGCTGAATCCATTAAGGCTGTGCGtcagggacggggggggggggggacgggtcaGCCTCTGTGGCTCTTAACTTTTTACAAATCGAAGGGTTCATCACTTTGACACACTGTTTCAGTACATCCACAGAACGTGGAGGAACATGTCATCGCTGGCTTCCAGCTGCGTGCTTCTCGCTTCTCGGGAAAACAACGCAGGCACAATGCAGATACGCGTTTCTTTCCCCTACGACATTGTGCCTGTCCTTCACCTAAAAACCGCCAAAGTTGAACTGAAGCTCCATGTTTTCTATGTCTCATTGCATGTGCATTTGTTCATGAAGAGGCACATCATGATTTAGTTTTCCTCTGGGCTGTTTTTCTACTATTCTTCGATGCTTTTCAAGGCTGAAATCCCATCTATTACTGTGGTGGTTCTGTTCATATCGTTACGCTGAGGGAAGTTGGATTGACGTCCTCTAAAGTATTATTTGCAGTTTATCCTTTCACCTTGTTAGACGATTTATGAGAAGTATGCAGCAAAACAAGTCTCTTTGTGCTCAGAACTTGGATGTTCTAACAGGATATATAATGTTTTCTATTGATATAAAAACATGTGATCCTGTACagtattttcagaatatttctCCTCTTACTTCATCTTACTTTATTTGGAACATACCGAGGCTTCAGTGTCTATTTCTACTTCAGGAAGAGTCTAATCTCTTTCTTCTCAGATAATTAGGTAGATAAGGCAAAATAACTTCCCAACCATTCTGCCCAATGTGTTATAATTAGTTATAAAATCCGTCCTGTGGAGGGGAAATTATTCCACATTTTTTCCAATGAGTTTCAGGACTAAAACACGCTGTAAAAAGGGCTGTTGTCATCACTAATATGAACACGATGCAAACCAATTCATTTGCATGCGACACAGGTGCTATTAGCTCACCAGTTGGAAGGCTTTTCACCACATGAATGATGATTAAGTTGCTGGGATTTAGAACTGAATGACTGTGAGCGCTGGCAGATGCTCTGTGGTAAcagggaagtaaaaaaaacccacaaatgaTTATTTGTCTCATTTACTTCACCACATTTTGGATTTACAATTTGTGCTACAAGTTTAAATCCCTGTGTCACTTCCCGGTCGCCAAAAGGGAGAAGACTAAGATATATTATAGTATGtgacaaagaaataaacatcCAAGTAGTTTGAGTGAGTCGGCCTCATTTGTGGCCCTACTGAGGTTCAAAGGTTGAACTGAAATATGTTGCTGTTACTTTGGTGATTGCCTGCTTTCTCGTGCATCGCGGCTAAATCTCTAGACAGTAAATGGACGAAATGCAACAAGACACATGTTCCCCTGAAGATTATTGAGTTAGTGTTAGTATTAGTTTTTCCCTGacttttattcatataaataagtattttcatttcctttagtttagtttttttaatttttctgtaCAGCGTACACTAAAACACTATTCTAAATATGAAGTAAATATTTCCCGAGGTGAACACCTCCAGTAATGAGAAAATGACAGGGTTAGTGTCCAAACAGTGTCACGGATACTTGAAAAATGATGTTACTGGCAGTTGCTACGGAGCAGAATGGTTGAAGACGCAAAGACCTCAGACAAGACGGCTCTGACTGGAGCAGTCAAACTTAAACACCAATAATAATATAAACGCAAAGCCATAAATGCGCAGAGTGCTTTGTTGGCAGAGTGAATGAATCAGGCGGTTAATCTGTTTAGGCCACGAAATGAACACCCCTGTTAATTAATTTGTATATGAGATCCAGTTTTACACCAACTACTTCATGACGTCAGTGGCTTGGCTTCGATAGCATCTACACTTTGTTCAGGTCTGTCTGATTGGCCTTAATATGTTTGGAGAAAATCTGTCTCCGAGCAACAATTTCACTGTTGTTCAAAATACAGTCGGGCATTAtgatgaggagggagaggaagaatgaAAGGTGTGGTTGCATACACGCACTCTGGACTGtggatcatttttttaaaagattgtCCGATAGGAGTTGGCAAGTGAAGGACAGAAACTgggcttttttgttttctggctGCGTTTCATTTTCCAtcacctccttccctccatACCTCCCCCTAATGAGATCTGCTGTGTCCGATCAAGAGCCCCAACAAGCTCGATGCTGTTTACTTTAAGAGGCCGTGGGTGAAAACTGTTTTCTCGAGAATTGCTCAATTTCTGTCCTTCTTTTGGTCTTTTGAGCAGCTGTCATTGAGTGTGAGGAATCCAGATCTAATAAAGAGCTCCTGGTGTTATTTCAACGCGAGCTGGCTCGGCTGCGCTGCTGGCACACTGTTTCCCCCGCAGAGGACTCTGGTGCCCCTCGCTGCACGCCTACTCTCTCGCTCCGCGCTAACCCACAACTCCatcttcctgctgcagtttgcGTTCCCCCTGAAATCCTTCAGACCTTCAATATATTTGAGGCGGCTGCAAAGCCAAGAACCATTACTGCTGTCAGAGAGAAGGACGCCTTCCAACGGCAGAGTAGGACCGGCTCACTAATAGATCATGagtgacccggggggggggggtgctctgaTTGTGGTTTGGGTCCTTTGAAACCCAATCGAGGTTCGAACCGTCTTCAGCCAAAGATCCATTAGATAAACTGGCCCTCAGGTTGAGTGCGGAGCTCGTTACAGTAGCCTAAACAAAGAGAAGCAGCGCTTGAGGACGGAAGAAATGTTTTGAGCAAAATGTGGAAGTGAACCATGTGTCCAGTTTTGTGCGTTAGTTTGGCATCATTTCAGATCCAGCTGAATGCAGCCTTTGTTCAAGCACAGTAACTCTAGAAAGAACGCCAAGGAGCCCAAAAGAAAGCAGTTCTTGGTGGAATAAGAGTAAATGAAATAGTTAAATGTGTCGTTGCAGTGGCTGATCGGAGACAGGGACAGTCACTGTGGGGTcatctgctcccggacacaggGCAAGCCGGTGTGCGGCTCGGACGGCCGCAGCTACGAGACGGGCTGCGAGCTGCAGAGGGCGCGCTGCAAGGACAAGGCGCTGACACTGGCCCACCGCGGCCGCTGTCGAGGTGAGGACTCGACCCGCGTTTTCACTCCACGTAAGTGCTCCGAGGAGATCTACCCACGGATGGAACCTCCGATGAGTCACCGGTGACCAGAAACTGTTGACGTGCATGCTTGCACACTGTGTGTCAGCACTTGGCACTGGAAGTTTGATACAACAGAATTCGCATTATTTGGGGATTTCCCGAACGGCTATATATGTAGAATATGTATTCTAGTCTTCAAATGTGTCAAGACATATTGAGATGAATGCAAGAGGGTTGAAATTAGGATAGAATTATTTTCGCCTCTATCGCCGCCGGAAAGGTTCCCCAGAACATCGGCCTAAAGGGCTTTGATATTGGATCCAGTTGCATGCTGCCTTGCCTTAACCATGCCAAGACTCCACAAAGCTGCAGGTCACTTTTCTGTTTCAGGTAAAAATTGGGCGAAAATCGATCAGTTGCCGCCGGCCCCGGCACCAACCTCCACGTCGGAGACGAGTGGCGTGGAGCTCAAAGGTAAGGCCGCCAGGCGCCTTTTGAATCTGAACCAACGGGACCAGAAACACGGTGGAGGACGGAGCTCAAATGGCATGACGGGTCCTTCTGTAGCAAAGACTCAGCGGCAGCACTAAATCAGAGACTTAACACCGCACACGGTAACCAAAGCTGTCACGGCTCCGAGCAAAAACCAAGACGGAAAAGTAGGACTCAAAGAGGAGCCGTCAGAAGGGGGAACTTAGCTGAAGATGTCTTTCATTTTCCGCTGTAGGCGTGTAAGTTGTTACAGACCAGGGTCGCACACTTCCTCGCTTTCTGGATGCCAGCCGCCCAACGACATCAAAGATTGATAGGTCTGGAGTCAAGGTTGGAACATGGcatttcctcccttttctcctgcCCTCATTTTTATATTGAGAAAACCACAATCCCCAACAAATCCATTTCTGGAGGCAACCTTGCGTCGCCTGTATGCTAATACACGTTTTGCTTTCATAATAAACGGCGTGCCAGGGAGAGGAGAGCTGGGCACAGCTCACCCGGTCTTCGTAGGTGCAGTAAGCCGGTTTTGTTGTAGTGGAACGGCAGATGTACTCAAGCAGGCAGTTCATTAAGAAGCCCTCGTTCACCATGGCAAAGCCTGGAAAAGGCCttcggaggtgtgtgtgtgtgtgtgtgggattcaGATCAGAACAATTTTTCCCGTCAGGTTATGTAGTACGTGTTTGGCACACAATCAAACTCTCCTGGCAACATGCGCCTTTGGATGTGCGTTATTTCTGCCTTTTCACGGACTTGTTAGTGATTCGTTGAGGTCTTCAGCAGGACGTTGGACGGATTCTGTTTGTTCCTTAAACGACACAAGAGCTAGAGTTTAATAAGCCCGTCTGTATATTAGGATTAAATGCACTCTCACTCACAGTCCACATTATCCATCTCTGCTCCGTCCTGTTCAGGGACCTCGGCAGCCAGCTCTGCCTCTGCCAGGCTTTGACTTTGGAGGGGACAACATGTCTGTCTCCTTTCTGGTCCAGAGACACGTTTGTAATAAAACTCCCCATGGCGTGGGGGTGTGTGTATGCTCGACTCCACAGGAGCTGAGAGTGCAATAAAAACAGTAGTTGCTGACGGGTTTTTGAGGCAGCGACCGGCTGGTGCAGAGCCCACTTCTGTCTCCCACCTCTctgcccccacctccctctgtgtctcctgaCAGCAGCAACGCGGCCATTGTGTCCGTCCAAAGCGTCCGGCGTTGGTAAAGTGTGTTCGCAGCGGTCAGCGCCTGCCCGGTGCGAACGGGGTGTTGTTGACACAGAACACATGTCTCCGgtgaaaaaagacaacacaacaGCAGCGCTGTGTGTACTCGGTGTGTGAGAGCGGGCTGTCCTGTTAATCTGTTACAGATGCAGGTCAGTCCAAGTGTCGCGTTGAGAGGAACCAGGCCCTGGAACAAGGCAGGAGACCTCAGGAGGCCCTGTTTATCCCAGAATGCAACGACGACGGCACATTCACGCAGGTTCGTCGCGCCACAACCACACATTTCTTCCCCTTTGTCCTTCGCTTTTCTCAAGACTTTCCCGTGAAACCTTCTATTGTTGCTCGTCATGTGCATGATTTGGTTGGTCTATTTAACTATTATTATCTGCAGGTCCAGTGCCATACGCTGACAGGTTACTGCTGGTGTGTCACCAGTGACGGCAAGCCAGTGAGTGGCTCCTCGGTGCACAACAGGACCCCGGTGTGTTCAGGtactgggggagagggggggggggggggggggggaaacgagcaaaatgtctttttttgtgagAATGTCATCGGCAGCAGAGCTTGCCTCCAGCTTGTGTGACTTAAAGTCCCGTGGGATGGTTGGATGTTCTTTATTAGGGTGGAGAGGCAGCATATGTAAGATCTCCCTGGAAGCCAAGTCACTGAGGTTTGAGCCAATTATCTTTCAGTCCCTTTAGGAACTGGAGTTTTTTGACACAGTTCAAGCAGAAACAGTTCAAATTCATAGCGCTTTATTGAGCAAAAGGTTCAGGATGGATGCAGCACAGTGCGTCTGGGCCTGTGCGTAACAGCTAAAGAGTGGGCACATCTGTATTTCATGTCATGTGGCATACAGCAGGTGCAGGGTCAACGAGAAAGGCTAATGGGCACACATTATTCGTCCTGCTGTTAGCaggccagaggagaggagagctgcGCTTGGGATGGGAACACTTTATGATAATCACCATCATTTTCCCTCAGAAGATAATACACATGGGTCTTTGCCAGAATTGGATTGCACAGACCACTAGAGCATATGGTGCAAATTTTGTGTGGAGAGTGCGGTGAGAGCGGTCGCATGCCCCTGTGAAGCAGCTCAGCAGAGCGCCTGAGGCTTCCCGCCCCCTCGCTTCTCCCTTATCTCACTCTGTCTGCCTTCCTTTCTCTGCATTTCCCCACCTGTGCCACTAATCACCAGTATGGTTTCCCCTGGCACCTGCTGAGTCGCAGTCCTTTCAGTAGGATCAGTAAATGGAGCATGGTCGCATATCCATTCGGACGGGAAACCACTTCTCCCAGGTACAAAAGCCCAGTGTACTAGAGCGGAGCGGAGGTTCAGAGTCAATCCCAAGTTATGACGTGTTTCTGCAGCAAACAAAGCTTTTTACGGGATGAAACAATTCATTGTGCATCTAGAGAATGACTCTTCTGTGCACCACAGGACCCAAATGtgtatttagtaaaaaaaaaaaacgaaccagGCCTGTTTATTATATGTTCATGGATTGTTTTAAATCTTTGGATCCACtagaaatgttaaaaaaaaagaaatgaaagtggCCCCGCTGTGTCCACATGAACCAGCTCGAGGAAACTCTTCCGTCAGTCAACACAGttcattcatgtttttgaaCCATCTTCTGATGTCTTTCGACAAACCGTGTGGTTCGATAGCTCTGCTTCCTTCAGAAGTCACCTCTGTAAAGATGGCATGAAATATCtagatggaaaagaaaaaagagtaGGGACCAGATTGGAACTTTTTGGCAAAGCAGAATTACTTTGCTCTGTAAATGTATTCAGTGATCGCTGTGGTTATATTTTGGTCTGAAAATGTAATTCTACCTGGGAATTCAGTCGATTCAtctattcttttgtttttcaagcaAAAACTTTAACGGTCTATTGTTTCATGCTTCTTAAATGAAACCAGGTCCAGGTCTAAATAAAGTTGACAAAATTCGTAAAGGTAGTTTAAGGAACTACAGTGTCTCTACCGGTTTCCTTTCTGTCCTCCATAAGATCCAATATCTTCATTGTTTCATGCAAAGGTATGTATGACACTGGGACCACAGTCTGGGTACAGTAAACCTAAAACCGTATGCAGCTGCTCCAAATGTACCTGCCCCGTAAACTATGACCCAAATCAATCATCTCACATACATTTGCAGGAAACTTCCGTGAATTTATGGGAACTCATGCTGGGACAAGTGGATTGTCAGGTAGTACATTTCCTTCCAGTTGCCTTGACTCAAAATGCCTCCACTTTGCCCACCTAATTTTCCCTCATGCATCTCTGCATGCGTGACTACTTGCATGCGCCAAACCATAATTCAATTTGCAAATGTACGTCTGAATATAACGGCATACGCACAGATGGTGCAGATCACACAGGTTTGCATTAGTCATCAAATAATGCCAATAGCCTGATGTCTCAATGTGCTCCCGCTACCAAGTACTAACAGAATATGATCATCAAACCTTCTCAAACTTAGTTAAGTATTTCAGTGGTTTGGaggaaggattttttttttttttaaagattcattGACTCAAGCcgaataatttatttaaaattacaACTGTGTACATTTGGGGTTTCTTTTTGCTTCAAAAAGAGCATTTTGGAATCAAGCTCTTGAAACGTCCCACAGGAGTTGGTGCTGCCTTCTGTCTTTGCTTTGTacctgttatgttttttttactcttgtcTTCACAGGGTCAGTAACCGATAGACCACCCGGGCCACCGAACCCTGGTAGAAAAGGTGAGTTGGGATCGGCTGTGagtttggtgtgtgttttcGTGGGTGCATGTGAGTGCTTCCATTTGAGTGATTGAGTTGACCTGGTTTAGTTCTGTCTGGTCCGTGCAAAGTCCATATTTGCGCAGAGCAGAAAAGTACATGACTGATGTTTCGCTTAGTGTACTTGGATTTAAATGTTcttcatatttaaataatatatctTTAAACTAGTGTTTTGTAAGTATGTGGTTTTGCTCTAGTCTTCTAGTCTTAGTCTTCCTTCAAATGGGATCTGTTGATGAAACTGCAACAGTTTCTTTATTATTAAGCACTTTAATTGTTTCCAAACCCAGAGGTTATTTTATAACCTAATTTATTTATCGATGCTTCCATTAATTGTTCTTCTTTCCCCCTAGCAGTCTGTAGCTCACAGTCCAGACCTGGATCAAACAGTAATTGACAAATACTGTAAGTTAcagaatttgttttaacatgcaGCTCAGTCAAcaacagtgtaaaacaaaatagTCAAAAAGGAATAAACCAAACGGTGGAACTTATTTCTGACCCAGGGTTACACCTGACTGAGATCAACGTTGTATCTGctctattttattatttacagtttGACCAGATCAGGTCAGTTTGTCCTCATTTGTTTCGATATGCAGACAAGCCGTCTCATTCAAGGTCTTTAGTGTTTGTAGAATGACTCCAGTTCTCTGTGGTTTGCTTTTGATCACATTATTTCCTAAGGAACTTTCCAGATGCTACAGCACTGGACATGGGTGAGTATTCTAGGAAACTGAATTTACAGCATCATCTAAGATTCATTACAACTTATCAATTTCTTAAATAGAACACCGACTCTCTCAGCCTGTGCATGTCTATCTAAGGCAAACTGAGAATGAAAGTGTCACGGTGAAGGAATTCCGCGCAGACGTCATAATTGGTCATCAACAACTCGTTGTGCgatgtatttgtatatattgtatttgtttttgtaaaaaaacatttgtatttattctttattctgaCTTGTGCCATTTAAATTAAGTGTTATGGTTAGGCCATCATTGTGTTACCAATTAACTGCTTCTTCAACACTTGTTTAAAAAGAGAGCAAAGGGCAATGAggctttttttccacacagacaCCCTAGTTTCTATGGCACAAAATGTGCACAAGagttatttgattttgcaaaaGTGTAGTTAAGGTCTAGCTCAGGATGACGGGGGAGGCTGCAGCACAAGGTGAGAGATGGTCGGTCGGTTTTGGTCCCGGCCCCTGGCGCTCTGCACCTGGTGGTCATCATGGTGATCATCATGTATCATAGTGTTCAGGCTGGATGCAGCACATCTGTATTgcaaggatttaaaaaaaagaaaaaacgtccACATAGCGTTGTTTTACAATATTAGGAAACAGCCCCAAATGAAACAGCCCCAAATGAAAGATCATGACAATGGTGAAGGTGATGCTCGAGGAAAGACCACGAGGTCATCACATTCTTAAGTATTTACACGCTTGGGGAAAGTAATGTTTCAAATTTCTACTGAACAAATACAAGTTCAAATGGCTGATTGCGGCAAGGAAAACCCCCAAAAGACTTATTTTCGAGTGACATGAATATCCAGAAGAAATCCCGGCCAAGTGGATACAGCATACCACCTGTATTAGGGCCAAACGTAACCGCATACACCGGATGAGCGCTATTAAGCAGGCCGACCAATCGGACGACTCAGCAAATCTTATTTCAGTCCAGAGGTCCGTCCACCGCGGGGTTTGGGTTAGTTGTGAGTGAGCGACACCCGCGCTGCcctcatatgtgtgtgtgtgtgtctgtgtgtgagtgtgcgtatgtgtggtTTACATTGTGATTGTGAGGAAGTGTGCAGCCTGATGATGTTGGTGTGAGAAGTGGATTCCTGCGTATGTGAGAGATGTTGTTCTGCTCTTCTATCTTTCTCTccgtctgtttctctctctgtcttggcCGGGCCATGTGCAAATCCCAACCATTCAACAGTTCTGGAGAGTAGATTGTATTAACCTCAATAATGGTAGTCTCCTTCCGTTTCTTTCTCACTCTCAACCCAGATGATGGCTCCAAGCCCACGCCCACCATGGAGACTCACGTCCCCCCTGAGGGTGACGGTAAGGCTCCTGTTGTtccacctccacctgtcacacagtgctAAGATCCTCCCTCgaggtttccatggcgatgcgACTCACAAGGTCTCTTTTGTAAACCTGTCGGTTCTCAGATTGTTCCGACACCTCGGCGAAGCTGCAGTGTGTCAGGACTATTAATATTCAAACTCAAGACGCCATTTCTTAAGAATGCACCATTGTATTCAACGGAAAACTCCCAACAGTTGAAAATAACAGATGACACATTTGATATTTTTGGAACTGCTGGGATGCTTGACTGCAATTTCAATTTTAAGTTTGTGGGCAAAGCTCGGCGGTCCAAGTGTTTGAAGTAGGCTGCCGCTGGCGGGTCAGGGCTGAATGAGGCGAGCTGTGGGGAATTCTTTGACAATCATCTGACGGTATGGATTTCATTGATCTGTGTTCTGTCTCCCTGTCATCGCAGAAATAACCGCCCCAACGCTGTGGATAAAACAGCTGGTTTATAAGGAGAATAAGCAGAACAGCTCCACTTTGAGAAAGCAAGGTGAGCCAAACGTCTTCATTGATATGAATCTTTAATCACACTTAAAAATGGTTTCGAGCAATAAGGCATCAAGTCTCTATCAAGGCAGTGGCACAGATATACAGCCTCCCTTAACATATCACTGATAAAACCACCACTTCTTCCAGGACACTCAAAAATCATGTTTTTATaggatacatttttaaatctacCCCACATTGATCTTGTAAATGAGAACTTGACACAACATGGAATAAAGTGAGCTCAGAAAGCTGGTTTGAGGTGAAGTTTTCCCGGTCTGAGGACAGCGCCGTGCTGCCGGTGTTatgtttcttgttttctttcctctggtCTAATTTGTTTtagctctctctgtctctttttcattcacccccccctccccgacatGTCCACTACCCTGTGGGTACGCCTTTCACGCTTTGCAAAGTTAGGGTTAATCATGTTTTGCATAGATTACACAGGTTTTAGAAGATGAGTAGAATAGTTTGAACTGTTGTGTCTCCATCATCCAAATGTTATAACAACAAAAGCCCTCAAACATTCTGACCAAGTGCTGTGTTTATCTGCCACTGCATCTGCACACACTAATATTATTGCTGAATACGTGTGTACATTTTAAAGTTAATTAGGTAAGGGAGGTGCAGCATTAAAGAAGCTGAGAGCGATTCTCCGTGACAGCTCTTTAAAACTTCAGTGGGAACACCAGCTTCCTGTTTCCAATTAGCATCCGATGTCCTCCGAGTACGAGCAACAAGGCCGACTGCAGAGGACGTGTCATCACGTCTGAGAGAGACATGAGCACCGTGTGTGTCCTCGACTGCATCTGTGTGTGATtgcgtcctgtgtgtgtgtgattttgtgtatgtgtgtttcaaAAGGAGATTTAACGCCTGTTTCGAATATGTGTGCTAGTGAAagaatgtgtgtgcatgaaagtacatgtttgcatgttttcataGTTTGGCAGCAAAcgttcttttacttttttaaatgtgccCTCTTCATGATAGTTAATGTTAATACAGTAGTTATTTCATAGACCTATTTAAAAACCTTATTAATCTagaatttgtttttccttttatcctctctttcattctctcccTAACTTGGTTCTTTCTTTGCATTCGCTTtgcatttaaaacattcaaatccCCAAATATCGAGAGTGACTGTTGGCCATGTAGGGAAGGTTTGGTGCAGCAAACCGTCAACATTTAGAGCATTTTTTCTCCTCACACACTACTAAGTACTATAAAGCAGCCCCCCTTTCATTCACATCAACTACAGTATTGCTTAACTGGATTTCTGGATACCCCACAATTATGATCAAGAGCGATATGCTGTTAAAGTGATGCAAAGATCCCTTTTCAAATCGATGCTTTGTTGCCAGACTGTTACTGATACTCTCTAACCACTTACCCCCCACCATGCTGCGAGGCAAAGCAAATGTTGAGGGGAACTAGTCCCACTGTGCTGTCCAAGAACACGAGTTGGgataaaatctgtgtgtgtgtttaaggtgATATTTGCGTACGTGGTTTATGGCAGCTTGAGCAGTTCTTACTTCTTCTTACAGCAACACGCCGTGACCAAACAAGCTGACCAACGATACGCAAGACAGTCGTGTTAAGACCCCACCGTCATCTCTGGCTTATCTACCTGCATACCTACTCACACAGTTCCCCCATTACTAACGCTTCCGCTATTTTAACTGCAGACAGCGCATGCTACAGACAATATTGCAGTGATTAGCCCACAGCTGAAAGCTATTGGGGTgaagtgaagaggagagagcgagggggggtcagagagggaggtatgaggacagagggaaagaaagggaAACTCAAGGCAGGAGGGACGTGGGAGGAAGGGATTTGaagaatgattaaaaaaaagtgaataaaaaaagacaaaaaagctgCACGTTGTTTGGAGTCTGGGCCAAAGTGGGATCTCCTCAAAGATACTGCAGATGTTCATCTTTTGTCCATTAACAGTTCACCCTGAAGGAGAAATGACCACAAGAACGAGCAAACAGTTGCTGACATCCTTCCTTTTTTTCGTTTTATAtaatacttgttttctgagggtTTGTGTTTCTAATCCTTCGTTTCCTGCCAagagaatttaaaaataatcaaaataaaataaataaatacaacacaaaCGCGGATATGCAAGGCAGGCAGAGAAGACGTAGATTCAATTTCAACTGCACACAAAACTGAGAGGACAACATCGCCTGTGTCCAGCCATTTTCCATTTATATGtataaaaacaattttcttttgGGATTCCTAGCGTCTGGCGCCAGCATAACCTCTGTATAATAAACACTGCTAAATAATTTGGATGTGAAGGAACCTTGGCGAGGAGCAGAGCCGCAGCACAGCGCTTAGAACACTTGAGTGTGAGTCTTCACAGGAGAAAAACGTCTTCGGTGTAAAGGCACACGTTTAGTCCTCTGTTGGCAGCAATgctcaggaaaacacacacacacacacacacacacacacacgcacacacgcaacaAAAGCATGCACACCACCATCAGTCTCTTGCTGCTTATTaaggatgaagatgatgaatatTGATTATTACTATGACAATTacaaattagttttattttacacaatttgATAAACGGATGTACAAAACTAGACAACCTCTAATAAATTTCAAGGGACATCTTCTTTTATGCGGATGTCCAATTATTTTTGAAGGTGAGAGTACTAAAGCAACACATTCCTCAGTGCTTGCTAATTAGACCCAGAAAGCCGAGTTACCTGCTGCAGAACCACCCAGAATAAGTTGTTTTAGTTCTGTGTCTGGTCCTCACCAACTATGAACATCAACACGATTTGGCTCTTAAGCTGCTGTATGCTCTACTTTCTAAATTTCTAGGCCTGAaaagttctttttttgtaattggTCAAACTAAACTTACTGTAAAACCACAACAACCTTAAAACTCCCAACAGAACTTTGGAGGATTTGGATGCTAATGTTTTACTATGGACCCATCCACACATGTATTCATTTGATT
Protein-coding sequences here:
- the smoc1 gene encoding SPARC-related modular calcium-binding protein 1 isoform X8; amino-acid sequence: MLVSSLLLFTFSRFWATLLVCYLPEVCAQKPGSRWLIGDRDSHCGVICSRTQGKPVCGSDGRSYETGCELQRARCKDKALTLAHRGRCRGEDSTRVFTPRKNWAKIDQLPPAPAPTSTSETSGVELKDAGQSKCRVERNQALEQGRRPQEALFIPECNDDGTFTQVQCHTLTGYCWCVTSDGKPVSGSSVHNRTPVCSGNFREFMGTHAGTSGLSGSVTDRPPGPPNPGRKVSFRFFLTLNPDDGSKPTPTMETHVPPEGDEITAPTLWIKQLVYKENKQNSSTLRKQEKVPSCDQERQSALDEARQNPREAIFIPDCGAAGLYKPVQCHQSTGYCWCVLVDTGRPIPATSTRYQTPECDDAARARTSDTEDPFQARDLTGCPEGKKVEFITSLLDALTTDMVQAINSPAPSGGGRFVEPEPSHTLEERVVHWYFVQLDNNGSHDINKKELKPFKRYLKKKAKPKKCARKFTDYCDLNKDRAISLQELKGCLGVSKEVGRLV
- the smoc1 gene encoding SPARC-related modular calcium-binding protein 1 isoform X9, with the translated sequence MLVSSLLLFTFSRFWATLLVCYLPEVCAQKPGSRWLIGDRDSHCGVICSRTQGKPVCGSDGRSYETGCELQRARCKDKALTLAHRGRCRGEDSTRVFTPRKNWAKIDQLPPAPAPTSTSETSGVELKDAGQSKCRVERNQALEQGRRPQEALFIPECNDDGTFTQVQCHTLTGYCWCVTSDGKPVSGSSVHNRTPVCSGNFREFMGTHAGTSGLSGSVTDRPPGPPNPGRKVSFRFFLTLNPDDGSKPTPTMETHVPPEGDEITAPTLWIKQLVYKENKQNSSTLRKQEKVPSCDQERQSALDEARQNPREAIFIPDCGAAGLYKPVQCHQSTGYCWCVLVDTGRPIPATSTRYQTPECDDAARARTSDTEDPFQARDLTGCPEGKKVEFITSLLDALTTDMVQAINSPAPSGGGRFVEPEPSHTLEERVVHWYFVQLDNNGSHDINKKELKPFKRYLKKKAKPKKCARKFTDYCDLNKDRAISLQELKGCLGVSKEGRLV